A window of the Synechococcus sp. M16.1 genome harbors these coding sequences:
- the secA gene encoding preprotein translocase subunit SecA, producing MLKLLLGDPNARKLKRYQPIVSDINLLEEEIVPLSDDQLRARTKRFQEQLACAGSLDNQRPILNEILPEAFAVVREAAKRVLGMRHFDVQLIGGMVLHEGQIAEMKTGEGKTLVATLPSYLNALTGRGVHVVTVNDYLARRDAEWMGQVHRFLGLTVGLIQQDMRPEERRRNYNCDITYATNSELGFDYLRDNMAADISEVVQREFQYCVIDEVDSILIDEARTPLIISGQVERPQEKYQQAAEVANALARAAELGKDGIDPEGDYEVDEKQRSCTLTDEGFAKAEQMLGVGDLFNPQDPWAHYITNALKAKELFVKDVNYIVRDGEAVIVDEFTGRVMPGRRWSDGQHQAIEAKEALPIQAETQTLASITYQNFFLLYPRLAGMTGTAKTEEVEFEKTYKLETTIVPTNRVRARQDWADQVYKTEAAKWRAVANETAEIHKNGRPVLVGTTSVEKSELLSSLLAEQEIPHNLLNAKPENVERESEIVAQAGRAGAVTIATNMAGRGTDIILGGNSDYMARLKLREVLLGRLVKPEDDHKPPVPLQRSAAGGFADAAAPSLPRSGESLYPCSLTDDTDQALGQLARDLVKAWGDRALTVIELEERIATAAEKAPTEDPQIQALREAIARVKVEYDAVVKQEEARVREAGGLHVIGTERHESRRVDNQLRGRAGRQGDPGSTRFFLSLGDNLLRIFGGDRVAGLMNAFRVEEDMPIESGMLTRSLEGAQKKVETYYYDIRKQVFEYDEVMNNQRRAVYSERRRVLDGRALKKQVIGYGERTMGEIVEAYVNPDLPPEEWDLGQLVGKVKEFIYLLEDLTPDQVQGLGMDELKAFLQEQLRNAYDLKEGQIEQQRPGLMREAERFFILQQIDTLWREHLQAMDALRESVGLRGYGQKDPLIEYKNEGYDMFLEMMTNMRRNVIYSMFMFQPAQSQPVTNTVS from the coding sequence ATGCTCAAGCTCCTGCTGGGTGATCCCAATGCCCGCAAGCTGAAGCGCTACCAGCCGATTGTTTCCGACATCAATCTGCTGGAAGAGGAGATCGTTCCCCTGAGTGACGATCAGCTGCGCGCAAGGACCAAGAGGTTTCAGGAGCAGCTGGCTTGCGCAGGCTCTCTTGATAATCAGCGCCCGATCCTGAATGAGATTTTGCCCGAGGCCTTTGCTGTGGTTCGCGAGGCGGCCAAGCGGGTGCTGGGCATGCGTCATTTCGATGTGCAGCTGATCGGCGGCATGGTGCTGCACGAGGGCCAGATCGCTGAGATGAAAACCGGCGAGGGCAAAACCCTGGTCGCTACCCTGCCGAGCTACCTCAACGCTCTCACCGGCCGCGGGGTTCATGTGGTGACGGTGAACGACTATCTCGCACGCCGAGATGCCGAGTGGATGGGCCAGGTGCACCGTTTCCTCGGCCTAACCGTGGGCTTGATTCAGCAGGACATGCGCCCGGAGGAGCGCCGGCGCAATTACAACTGCGATATCACCTACGCCACCAACTCAGAGCTGGGCTTCGACTATTTGCGGGACAACATGGCCGCAGACATCAGTGAGGTGGTGCAGCGCGAGTTCCAATACTGCGTGATCGACGAGGTGGATTCGATCCTGATCGACGAAGCCCGAACCCCCCTGATCATTTCCGGTCAGGTGGAACGGCCCCAGGAGAAATACCAGCAGGCGGCAGAAGTGGCCAATGCCCTGGCCCGCGCTGCCGAGCTGGGCAAAGACGGCATTGATCCGGAAGGTGATTACGAGGTGGATGAAAAGCAGCGCAGCTGCACCCTCACCGATGAGGGCTTCGCCAAGGCCGAGCAGATGCTGGGGGTGGGGGATCTGTTCAACCCCCAGGATCCTTGGGCCCACTACATCACCAACGCCCTCAAGGCCAAGGAGCTGTTCGTCAAGGATGTGAATTACATCGTCCGCGATGGTGAGGCGGTGATCGTGGATGAGTTCACCGGCCGGGTGATGCCGGGCCGCCGATGGAGTGACGGCCAGCACCAGGCAATTGAGGCCAAAGAGGCATTACCGATCCAAGCGGAAACGCAGACCCTCGCTTCGATCACCTATCAGAACTTCTTTCTGCTGTATCCCCGTCTGGCTGGCATGACCGGTACGGCCAAAACGGAAGAGGTGGAATTCGAGAAGACCTACAAACTCGAAACCACGATCGTTCCCACCAACCGGGTGCGGGCCCGCCAGGACTGGGCCGATCAGGTGTACAAAACCGAAGCTGCCAAGTGGCGGGCTGTGGCCAACGAAACCGCTGAGATTCACAAGAACGGTCGGCCGGTGCTGGTGGGTACTACCTCCGTGGAGAAGAGCGAGCTGTTGAGTTCGCTGTTGGCGGAGCAGGAGATTCCCCACAACCTGCTCAATGCCAAGCCGGAAAACGTGGAGCGGGAATCCGAGATCGTGGCCCAGGCGGGTCGCGCTGGTGCCGTGACCATTGCCACCAACATGGCGGGCCGAGGTACCGACATCATCCTTGGTGGCAACAGCGATTACATGGCCCGCTTGAAGTTGCGGGAGGTGCTGCTGGGCCGTTTGGTGAAGCCTGAGGACGACCACAAGCCGCCGGTGCCCTTGCAGCGCAGTGCTGCGGGTGGATTTGCTGATGCTGCTGCGCCTTCTCTACCCCGCAGCGGTGAGAGCCTCTACCCCTGCTCCCTCACCGACGACACTGATCAGGCTCTCGGCCAGTTGGCTCGTGATCTGGTCAAGGCCTGGGGCGACCGTGCCCTCACGGTGATTGAGTTGGAGGAACGCATCGCCACCGCCGCTGAAAAAGCTCCCACCGAAGACCCCCAGATTCAGGCGTTGCGCGAAGCGATCGCCCGGGTGAAAGTGGAATATGACGCTGTGGTGAAGCAGGAGGAAGCCCGCGTGCGCGAGGCCGGTGGTTTGCATGTGATCGGCACCGAACGGCATGAGTCCCGCCGGGTGGACAACCAGTTGCGGGGCCGGGCTGGCCGCCAGGGCGACCCGGGCTCCACCCGCTTTTTCCTTTCTTTGGGCGACAACCTGCTGCGCATCTTCGGGGGTGATCGTGTTGCCGGCTTGATGAATGCCTTCCGCGTGGAGGAAGACATGCCGATCGAATCCGGCATGCTCACCCGTTCGCTGGAGGGGGCCCAGAAGAAGGTGGAGACCTATTACTACGACATCCGCAAGCAGGTGTTCGAGTACGACGAGGTGATGAACAACCAGCGCAGGGCCGTGTATTCCGAACGCCGGCGGGTGTTGGATGGTCGCGCCCTTAAGAAACAGGTGATCGGCTACGGCGAACGCACCATGGGCGAGATCGTGGAGGCTTATGTGAATCCTGATCTGCCGCCTGAGGAATGGGATCTGGGCCAGCTGGTGGGCAAGGTGAAGGAGTTCATCTACCTGCTGGAGGATCTCACCCCTGATCAGGTGCAGGGCCTCGGCATGGATGAACTCAAGGCCTTCCTGCAGGAGCAACTGCGCAACGCCTACGACCTCAAGGAGGGCCAGATCGAACAGCAGCGTCCGGGGCTGATGCGGGAGGCCGAGCGTTTCTTCATCCTTCAGCAGATCGATACCCTCTGGAGGGAACACCTGCAGGCGATGGATGCCCTGCGCGAATCGGTGGGCCTGCGCGGTTACGGCCAGAAGGATCCGCTGATCGAATACAAGAACGAGGGCTACGACATGTTCCTCGAGATGATGACCAACATGCGCCGCAACGTGATCTATTCGATGTTCATGTTCCAGCCTGCTCAGTCACAGCCGGTCACGAACACAGTCTCCTGA
- a CDS encoding ABC transporter permease, with protein MQRSLKAFGALTRNPTILWRLTEREVASRYRGSLLGWGWTLLNPLLMLAVYTFVFSTVFKARWPDLQEAGPIGFAINLFAGLIVYSLFAECIGKAPTLVLSQPSYVTKVIFPLELLSAVAVGAAAFHACTSLVVLGLFELIAQGSIPLTALWLPVVWLPLLLGCLGLCWLLSALGVYLRDLPQLVNVGLSVLMFLSAIFYPVSALPERWQPVLGLNPLVLVIEETRAVLVSGQGPSPLYLCLGLPLSVVLCELCFRLFQEARRGFADVM; from the coding sequence ATGCAGCGATCACTCAAGGCTTTCGGCGCCCTCACCCGCAATCCCACCATCCTCTGGCGGCTCACCGAACGCGAAGTCGCCTCCCGCTACCGGGGATCGTTGCTGGGCTGGGGCTGGACCCTGCTCAACCCGCTGCTGATGCTTGCGGTATACACCTTCGTGTTCTCCACGGTGTTCAAAGCACGCTGGCCCGACCTGCAGGAGGCGGGGCCGATTGGCTTTGCCATCAACCTGTTCGCGGGCTTGATCGTTTACAGCCTGTTCGCGGAATGCATCGGCAAAGCACCCACCCTGGTGTTGAGCCAACCGAGCTACGTCACCAAGGTGATCTTCCCGCTCGAGCTGCTTAGTGCCGTGGCCGTGGGAGCGGCTGCGTTTCATGCCTGCACCAGTTTGGTGGTGTTAGGGCTGTTCGAGCTGATCGCGCAAGGATCCATTCCGCTCACTGCGCTTTGGCTGCCGGTGGTGTGGCTGCCCCTGCTGCTCGGATGCCTCGGGCTGTGCTGGTTGCTTTCAGCGCTGGGCGTCTACCTGCGTGACCTGCCGCAGCTGGTGAATGTGGGTTTGAGTGTGTTGATGTTCTTAAGTGCGATTTTTTATCCGGTTTCGGCCCTACCCGAACGCTGGCAACCCGTGCTGGGGTTGAATCCGCTGGTGCTGGTGATCGAGGAAACACGGGCCGTGCTGGTGAGTGGGCAAGGGCCGTCTCCGTTGTATCTCTGCCTGGGTTTGCCTCTCAGCGTTGTGCTGTGTGAACTGTGCTTCCGGCTCTTCCAGGAAGCACGCCGCGGCTTTGCCGATGTGATGTGA
- a CDS encoding HlyD family secretion protein — MQAIQMHVGGIASEILVQDGEEVKAGQVVMRLDAETTQQRFNSLQESQRLKTQQLALKEKELKQYLLLNQEEEKMLMQNLDLQKVILDRYKFLEEQGAAAELQYLKQMNIVTETAGKLSQVRVDRLRQEAYQQQQMQQLKAALEELNTKITEASVNLRYQVLRSPVDGVVFDLQPRGKGYAAQSTETVMKIVPYDTLQAKVEIPSSQIGFVKVGMPADLSIDSFPATDFGVLEGEVKSIGSDALPPSQQDNRPDYRYPATIKLNSQRLMLKGGQMLPLQVGMSLNSNIKLRKVSYLQLLLGTFQNKVDSLRQL; from the coding sequence GTGCAAGCGATTCAGATGCATGTGGGTGGCATTGCTTCAGAAATTTTGGTGCAAGATGGGGAAGAGGTGAAAGCGGGTCAGGTTGTGATGCGGCTGGATGCCGAGACGACACAGCAGCGATTCAACTCTTTGCAAGAGAGCCAACGCCTTAAAACTCAACAGTTAGCCCTGAAGGAGAAGGAATTAAAGCAATATCTTCTCCTCAACCAAGAGGAAGAGAAGATGCTAATGCAGAACCTAGACCTTCAAAAAGTAATCCTTGATCGATACAAGTTCCTAGAGGAACAAGGTGCAGCGGCAGAACTTCAGTATTTAAAACAAATGAACATTGTGACCGAGACAGCTGGCAAACTAAGCCAAGTCAGGGTGGATCGCTTACGCCAAGAGGCATATCAACAACAACAAATGCAACAGCTTAAAGCTGCACTCGAAGAGTTAAACACAAAAATAACCGAAGCATCCGTTAATCTCCGCTACCAGGTTTTACGCTCACCCGTAGACGGAGTTGTTTTCGATCTACAACCCCGCGGCAAAGGTTATGCAGCGCAGAGCACCGAAACGGTCATGAAAATTGTTCCTTATGACACTCTCCAAGCAAAGGTTGAGATTCCAAGTAGTCAGATCGGCTTCGTAAAAGTGGGTATGCCTGCAGATCTCAGCATTGATTCCTTTCCAGCTACTGATTTTGGCGTATTAGAAGGAGAAGTAAAAAGCATCGGCTCCGATGCACTTCCCCCAAGCCAACAAGACAACCGTCCAGACTATCGGTATCCAGCAACGATCAAACTTAATAGCCAGCGGTTGATGCTGAAGGGCGGGCAAATGCTCCCGCTGCAGGTAGGAATGAGCCTGAACTCCAACATCAAACTGCGAAAGGTCAGCTACCTACAGCTCCTGCTTGGGACATTCCAGAATAAAGTTGACTCATTGCGTCAGCTTTGA
- a CDS encoding peptidase domain-containing ABC transporter: MTVFAQLDAIASIPAFKTCSEAGLERIKTEGSLVRFSIGHALSDHSIIPNRILLLLSGKARLLGNHNGQLNTLAVLGPGNLVGLPSLLRAEGCEEVSAATAVEAWALPDTLIADLYNSETSFRTWCDSTVFPAEVASLINTLLNQSERAPFGLLDVLSKVMPTAQALEATADAVQSLNETQQAFVASANSSAALNSELETADGLPRSEGTFALRLLSLPRAVVDQIRAGKNTSETSQTQSKEQDEPAIEANGISQLTSRSSLNLTGKDPRTTLTLITGNGALQESLACFRMLAEVMGLPFRRDALEKTIRDALRRGKQPNLPMLGQLAAGMGLHASGARVPASLCTRMNVPCLIAWGDSFGVAVRSDSNGLLVAHPRLGWLELAPEVIAKQAPDGFEVILVDRTSATPNDKFNFGWFLPAIQRYRSTLLMVLGSSFVVQLFTLANPLLIQVIIDKVISQRSLDTLQVLGIALVAVTVFEGILGSLRTFLFADTTNRIDMRLGAEVIDHLLRLPVGYFDRRPVGELGTRIAELEKIRNFLTGEALTTIIDAAFSVIYILVMALYSWVLTLIALIVVPIQVAITLVGAPLFRRQFRQAAEENASTQSHLIEVLTGIQTVKAQNVEIVSRWKWQERYAKYINRTFEKTVTGTALNQTGQVFQKLSQLMVLWVGASLVLNGELTLGQLIAFRIISGYVTQPLLRLSTIWQRIQELRVSFERLADIVDTPEESTELDQGKIHLPPICGSVTFEDLQFRFGADKPQVLKNINLFIPPGTFVGVVGQSGSGKSTLMKLLPRLYSPENGRILIDGYDIDKVELYSLRRQIGIVPQEPLLFSGSVSENVALTDPNASGEEIAKAAAVACAHDFIMELPSGYSTELGERGTNLSGGQRQRLAIARTILANPKLLVMDEATSALDYDTERRVCQNLRESLKGCTVFFVTHRLSTVRNADMIVMMHQGAIVEIGSHDELMAKQGRYYALYRQQEAG; the protein is encoded by the coding sequence ATGACAGTTTTCGCCCAACTCGATGCCATCGCCAGCATCCCGGCGTTTAAGACCTGTTCAGAGGCGGGGTTAGAGCGGATCAAAACCGAGGGCAGCCTGGTTCGCTTCAGCATCGGCCATGCACTTAGCGATCATTCGATCATTCCAAACCGGATTCTGTTGCTCCTTAGCGGCAAGGCTCGGTTGCTTGGAAACCACAATGGTCAGCTCAACACCCTGGCTGTGCTCGGCCCTGGCAATCTCGTGGGCCTGCCCTCTCTACTCCGCGCCGAGGGCTGTGAAGAGGTGAGTGCTGCCACGGCCGTTGAGGCATGGGCCTTGCCTGACACGCTGATCGCTGATCTCTACAACAGTGAGACCAGCTTCCGTACTTGGTGCGATAGCACCGTCTTCCCAGCAGAGGTAGCCAGCCTGATCAACACTTTGCTCAACCAGAGCGAACGGGCCCCATTTGGTCTTCTGGATGTGCTGAGCAAGGTGATGCCCACGGCCCAAGCCCTGGAAGCAACAGCCGATGCCGTCCAATCGCTCAATGAGACACAGCAGGCCTTTGTGGCCAGTGCCAACAGCAGCGCCGCACTCAATTCTGAGCTTGAAACAGCTGATGGTTTGCCGCGAAGCGAAGGAACCTTCGCTTTAAGACTTCTAAGTCTGCCGCGCGCCGTTGTGGATCAAATCCGGGCCGGGAAAAATACCTCCGAAACCAGCCAAACCCAAAGCAAAGAGCAGGACGAACCGGCAATAGAAGCCAATGGCATCAGCCAACTAACGAGCCGTTCCAGCCTCAACCTGACTGGCAAAGATCCACGAACAACATTGACGCTGATCACCGGAAACGGTGCGCTTCAGGAGAGTTTGGCTTGCTTCCGCATGCTTGCCGAGGTGATGGGACTGCCCTTCCGTCGGGATGCGCTGGAGAAAACCATCCGCGATGCACTGCGGCGGGGCAAGCAACCCAATCTGCCCATGCTTGGCCAACTTGCTGCCGGGATGGGACTCCATGCCTCCGGCGCCAGGGTGCCGGCAAGTCTGTGCACGCGGATGAATGTGCCCTGCCTGATCGCATGGGGCGATAGCTTCGGTGTTGCGGTACGCAGTGATTCCAATGGCCTGCTGGTTGCGCACCCCCGTCTGGGTTGGCTTGAGCTTGCCCCGGAGGTAATCGCCAAACAGGCTCCGGATGGCTTTGAGGTGATCTTGGTGGATCGCACCAGTGCCACCCCCAACGACAAATTCAATTTCGGCTGGTTCCTGCCAGCTATCCAGCGATACCGCTCCACCTTGCTGATGGTGCTGGGCTCATCGTTTGTGGTGCAGCTGTTCACGCTAGCCAACCCACTGCTAATTCAAGTGATCATCGACAAGGTGATTTCCCAGCGGAGCCTCGACACATTGCAAGTGTTGGGAATCGCCCTCGTGGCGGTCACCGTTTTTGAGGGCATATTAGGAAGCTTGAGGACCTTCCTGTTTGCAGATACCACCAACAGAATTGACATGCGCCTTGGCGCAGAGGTCATAGACCACCTGTTGCGTCTGCCAGTCGGTTACTTCGACCGCAGGCCTGTGGGTGAACTGGGCACACGCATTGCCGAGCTGGAAAAGATCCGCAATTTCCTCACCGGTGAAGCTCTCACCACCATCATCGATGCTGCGTTTTCGGTGATCTACATCTTGGTGATGGCCCTTTACAGCTGGGTGCTCACCTTGATCGCACTAATCGTTGTGCCAATTCAGGTGGCCATCACCCTGGTTGGGGCACCGCTGTTCAGACGGCAGTTCCGCCAAGCTGCTGAAGAAAACGCAAGCACTCAATCCCACCTGATCGAAGTGCTCACCGGCATTCAAACGGTGAAAGCGCAGAACGTAGAAATTGTGAGCCGTTGGAAATGGCAAGAACGTTACGCCAAATACATCAACCGAACTTTTGAAAAAACTGTAACCGGCACAGCTTTGAACCAAACCGGTCAGGTTTTTCAAAAACTTTCACAGCTGATGGTCCTCTGGGTGGGCGCCAGCCTGGTGCTCAACGGTGAGCTCACCCTCGGTCAGTTGATTGCCTTCCGGATCATCAGTGGTTATGTGACCCAACCGTTGTTGCGGCTGTCGACGATCTGGCAGCGCATCCAGGAATTGCGAGTGAGCTTTGAGCGCCTCGCCGACATCGTCGATACCCCAGAAGAATCAACGGAACTGGATCAAGGCAAGATCCATCTTCCACCCATCTGCGGGTCAGTGACCTTTGAAGACCTGCAATTCCGTTTTGGTGCCGACAAACCGCAGGTGCTTAAAAACATCAATCTCTTCATTCCCCCTGGAACTTTTGTTGGGGTGGTTGGTCAGAGCGGAAGTGGCAAAAGCACACTGATGAAACTGCTGCCTCGCCTCTACTCACCAGAAAACGGTCGTATCCTGATCGATGGTTACGACATCGACAAGGTCGAGCTGTATTCACTTCGTCGCCAAATCGGAATAGTTCCTCAGGAGCCTTTGTTGTTTTCGGGAAGCGTGAGCGAAAACGTGGCCTTGACCGATCCGAATGCAAGCGGAGAGGAAATTGCAAAAGCAGCAGCTGTTGCCTGCGCCCACGACTTCATCATGGAATTGCCTTCGGGTTACAGCACCGAACTGGGTGAACGTGGCACCAACCTCTCTGGTGGTCAGCGACAACGCCTAGCGATTGCTCGCACCATTCTTGCCAATCCCAAATTATTGGTGATGGATGAAGCCACAAGCGCTCTGGATTACGACACAGAGCGACGCGTCTGCCAGAACCTGCGGGAATCACTCAAAGGTTGCACGGTGTTTTTTGTGACCCATCGACTTTCAACCGTGCGCAATGCCGACATGATCGTGATGATGCATCAAGGCGCCATCGTGGAAATAGGAAGCCACGACGAATTGATGGCCAAGCAAGGGCGCTACTACGCTCTGTATCGCCAGCAGGAGGCAGGTTGA
- a CDS encoding ABC transporter ATP-binding protein — translation MADPITIQAQQLSKCYRVFPSPRARLAQGLWRGKRNFYEPFWALRDVSFALKAGQTMGVVGRNGSGKSTLLQLLCGTLTPTSGSVAIEGRVAALLELGSGFNPEFTGLENIYLNAALLGLSQEETDANLDAILTFADIGDFVHQPVKTYSSGMALRLAFAVQANIQPDVLVVDEALAVGDEFFQRKCFKHLETLKANGTSILLVTHNCGQILQHCDQAMLLHRGQLEFLGRPKSITTIYQRLINSSPEGWRDQAQSLFQKLESESPHLARKPRNLEATSPAANCSGYDPTLKPESTLAYPSRGLRIESIQILDTHGERCNMLHQGEGFCVELKYHADEDISNLELACSLTDKSGQVITGQRFPELGQCLPPIRSGKSFGCRFHFDGRLQAGLYFLNAGAWNCPEKIYLHRLVDGYLLRVLLPRTTNYGFGIVDLTSTTPELTGLKETDN, via the coding sequence ATGGCTGACCCGATCACAATCCAAGCCCAGCAGCTCAGCAAGTGCTATCGCGTGTTTCCTTCACCGCGCGCTCGCCTCGCTCAGGGTTTGTGGCGCGGAAAGCGCAACTTCTATGAACCGTTCTGGGCCCTGAGGGATGTGAGCTTCGCCTTGAAAGCGGGGCAAACTATGGGTGTGGTGGGCCGCAACGGCTCCGGCAAGAGCACGCTGCTGCAACTGCTCTGCGGCACGCTCACTCCCACCAGCGGCAGCGTGGCGATCGAAGGGCGGGTGGCGGCACTGCTTGAATTGGGCAGCGGGTTCAACCCGGAGTTCACCGGCCTCGAGAACATCTATCTCAATGCGGCGCTGCTGGGTCTGAGCCAGGAGGAGACGGACGCCAACCTGGACGCCATCCTTACCTTTGCCGACATTGGTGACTTCGTTCACCAACCGGTGAAGACTTACTCCAGTGGCATGGCGCTGCGGCTGGCCTTTGCTGTGCAAGCCAACATTCAGCCGGATGTGCTGGTGGTGGATGAAGCGCTGGCCGTCGGCGATGAATTCTTCCAACGCAAGTGCTTTAAGCACCTGGAGACGCTCAAGGCCAATGGCACCTCCATCCTGTTGGTGACGCACAACTGCGGCCAGATCCTGCAGCACTGCGATCAGGCCATGCTGCTACACAGAGGCCAGCTGGAATTTCTTGGCCGACCCAAAAGCATCACCACCATCTATCAACGACTGATCAACAGCAGCCCGGAGGGCTGGCGCGACCAGGCCCAGAGCCTGTTCCAGAAGCTGGAATCAGAATCACCTCACCTCGCGAGAAAACCAAGAAATCTGGAAGCAACATCGCCTGCGGCAAATTGCAGTGGCTACGACCCAACCTTGAAACCTGAAAGCACACTTGCCTATCCCAGCAGAGGGCTCCGAATTGAGTCGATCCAGATCCTCGACACCCACGGTGAACGCTGCAACATGCTGCACCAAGGCGAAGGGTTCTGCGTTGAGCTGAAATATCATGCCGATGAAGACATCAGCAATCTTGAACTGGCCTGCAGCCTCACCGACAAATCAGGCCAGGTGATTACCGGCCAACGCTTCCCCGAGCTTGGTCAGTGCCTACCGCCCATCCGTTCCGGCAAGAGCTTCGGCTGTCGTTTCCACTTCGATGGCCGGCTGCAGGCTGGGCTCTACTTTCTCAATGCCGGTGCATGGAATTGTCCTGAAAAAATTTATCTCCACCGACTCGTGGATGGGTATTTGCTGAGAGTTCTTCTCCCTAGGACAACAAACTACGGTTTCGGGATTGTGGATTTAACAAGCACAACCCCTGAGCTGACTGGATTAAAGGAAACTGACAACTAA
- a CDS encoding peptidylprolyl isomerase — MPELSIEDLAPEALALLRHHNLLSALIKAEVVAEAVGGVALSEEQCDQLWNGYLSNHKIENDEQLASHLQARGLDAEALHWQLELPARVQQHSWAQFQHKAEARFLAKKEQLDSVVYSLLRVRDGFLARELYLRIAGREANFADLAAEHSQGREAKTKGIVGPVPLNHAHPALSERLRTSQPGQLLEPFRIEDWWLVARLERYEAARFDEGTAQRMAQELFQEWIREGVLCKIRRLS; from the coding sequence ATGCCCGAGTTATCTATTGAAGACCTGGCCCCCGAGGCGCTGGCACTGCTGCGCCATCACAATCTGCTGTCAGCTCTGATCAAGGCCGAGGTAGTGGCTGAGGCGGTCGGGGGCGTGGCGTTGAGTGAAGAACAGTGTGACCAGCTCTGGAACGGCTACCTCAGCAATCACAAGATCGAGAACGACGAGCAGCTGGCGAGCCACCTGCAGGCCCGCGGCCTGGACGCGGAGGCCCTGCATTGGCAGCTAGAGCTGCCGGCGAGGGTGCAGCAGCACAGCTGGGCACAGTTCCAGCACAAAGCTGAAGCACGCTTCTTAGCCAAAAAAGAGCAGCTCGACAGTGTGGTGTACAGCCTATTGCGCGTGCGCGACGGCTTCCTGGCACGGGAGTTGTATCTGCGAATCGCCGGCCGGGAAGCAAACTTCGCCGACCTAGCTGCTGAACACAGCCAGGGCCGGGAAGCGAAAACGAAAGGCATCGTGGGACCCGTGCCCCTGAACCATGCCCATCCGGCCCTGAGCGAACGGCTGCGCACCAGCCAGCCTGGCCAACTGCTGGAACCCTTCCGAATCGAAGACTGGTGGCTTGTGGCCCGGCTGGAGCGCTACGAGGCAGCTCGCTTTGATGAGGGCACTGCACAACGTATGGCCCAGGAACTTTTTCAGGAGTGGATTCGAGAGGGGGTTCTCTGTAAGATCCGGCGACTCTCCTGA
- a CDS encoding calcium-binding protein has protein sequence MAYTTSTLSTSSTLVGTSGNDTGAVAAAVRAVTVNSYEGNDTLTFGGATTSATIGMGAGNDSVDTGGAALTSGTINLGAGTDTFTNDAGDDGITVGGQDGVDTFLLTTATTATSGANRYAGGKGADIFNLTAAHATITTSIVGGADADTLSVGAQIGDDGTSKTFFFNGQKGADTFSTTGDTLIEDATIRGGSEGDTINVSTVTTASNIVGNVQFYGDKGADTITGSTGAESIFGGGGADVIDANAGVDYISLGEGADKITLAAGDGATGGSDLTDAQILAQSGTMTGLTAELVVGFDTGDTLTTTSLGTAKSMVADLTAGTMANNQAYFVRGTYNSTLQTFVLSSTGDDVLLSMGVAGATANAQFDVSAVALDLVVFDNAASASAFFG, from the coding sequence TTGGCTTACACAACGTCTACTCTTTCAACATCTTCTACTCTTGTAGGAACCTCTGGCAATGACACCGGGGCAGTTGCTGCAGCAGTTAGAGCTGTAACAGTCAATTCCTACGAAGGCAACGACACCCTCACCTTCGGCGGCGCGACAACTTCCGCCACCATCGGAATGGGTGCTGGCAACGACAGCGTTGACACTGGCGGCGCTGCTCTCACCAGCGGCACAATCAACCTGGGTGCTGGTACCGACACATTCACCAACGACGCTGGTGACGACGGCATCACCGTTGGCGGCCAAGACGGTGTTGACACTTTCCTCCTCACCACAGCCACCACAGCCACCTCTGGCGCTAACCGTTACGCCGGCGGCAAAGGCGCGGACATTTTCAATCTCACCGCCGCCCACGCAACCATCACCACTTCAATTGTGGGTGGCGCGGATGCTGATACTTTGAGCGTTGGCGCTCAGATCGGCGACGACGGAACCAGCAAGACGTTCTTCTTCAATGGTCAGAAGGGTGCAGACACCTTCTCCACCACTGGCGACACTCTGATTGAGGACGCAACCATTCGCGGTGGTTCTGAGGGAGACACTATTAACGTTTCCACTGTCACCACTGCTTCCAACATTGTTGGCAACGTCCAGTTCTACGGTGACAAGGGTGCTGACACCATCACCGGCTCTACAGGTGCTGAATCCATCTTCGGTGGTGGCGGCGCTGACGTAATCGACGCTAACGCTGGTGTTGACTACATCAGCCTTGGCGAGGGTGCTGACAAGATCACCCTCGCTGCAGGCGATGGTGCCACCGGAGGTTCCGACCTGACTGACGCTCAAATCCTCGCTCAGAGCGGAACCATGACGGGTCTGACTGCAGAGCTCGTTGTCGGATTCGACACCGGCGACACTCTGACGACCACGTCCCTGGGCACTGCTAAGAGCATGGTTGCCGACCTCACTGCTGGCACAATGGCCAACAACCAGGCCTACTTCGTTCGCGGCACCTACAACAGCACGCTGCAAACGTTCGTTCTGAGCTCTACTGGAGACGACGTTCTGTTGTCGATGGGGGTCGCCGGTGCTACAGCTAATGCCCAATTCGATGTCTCTGCCGTCGCCTTGGATCTGGTTGTTTTCGACAATGCAGCCAGCGCTTCCGCCTTCTTCGGTTGA